The Daucus carota subsp. sativus chromosome 2, DH1 v3.0, whole genome shotgun sequence genome includes a window with the following:
- the LOC108206559 gene encoding auxin-responsive protein SAUR24, protein MKKIRRFYLKHRVKTLFQRLYRKTLSPYKYLRLDSDRKFGSQVSKIFSRLKTKARAICGKSPGQGYMPVFEEPFQEKPRAVPKGQVAVYVGQKDGELRRILVPVIYCNHPLFGQLLREAEEEFGFDHPGGLTIPCRISEFENVKTRIDAGRGGRKMMTWK, encoded by the coding sequence ATGAAAAAGATCCGCCGCTTCTACCTCAAACACCGAGTCAAAACCCTCTTCCAGCGTCTTTATCGCAAGACCCTATCGCCTTACAAGTACCTTCGCCTCGACTCGGATCGGAAATTCGGGTCTCAAGTTTCGAAGATCTTTAGCCGCTTGAAAACAAAAGCCAGGGCTATATGTGGAAAGTCTCCGGGTCAGGGCTACATGCCCGTGTTCGAAGAGCCGTTTCAAGAAAAGCCGAGAGCTGTGCCGAAGGGTCAGGTCGCTGTTTACGTGGGCCAGAAAGATGGTGAGCTGAGGAGGATTTTAGTGCCTGTGATATACTGTAACCACCCGCTGTTTGGTCAGCTTTTGAGAGAGGCTGAGGAGGAGTTCGGGTTCGATCATCCGGGCGGGCTCACGATTCCTTGTCGGATCTCGGAGTTTGAGAACGTCAAGACGAGGATTGATGCCGGGAGAGGTGGCCGGAAAATGATGACGTGGAAGTGA